Below is a window of Plasmodium gaboni strain SY75 chromosome 11, whole genome shotgun sequence DNA.
GGTGGTGACCCAACCAATACAGGAAAAGGAGGAGAAAGTATTTACGGCAAATACTTCGAGGATGAATTTGATTCAACATTAAAGGTTTgatattcataaaaaaaataaaataaatatcaatacaaataattacatatatatatatatatatatatatatatatatatatatatataattatttacaCATTAAATTCCTTATAGTAGTAGATTTTAATAAAGTTGTTATATGCTccatattttataatatatttaattttcatcattttatttatatagcATGACAAAAGAGGTATTGTATCAATGGCAAATAAAGGTAAACCAAATACAAACGGTTCtcaattttttataacatattCTAGACAACCACACCTTAATGGTATTTATCCTGTCTTTGGAAAGTAATaaacgaaaaaaaaaaaaaaaaaaaaaaaaaagaaacttaataatacaatataattaaaaaaataataataaataaataaatattagataatatgaaatacaataaaaaattaaaacataaacataaatggagttaataaatttaaataatataaattaaaattatataaaacaaattatatgaaaaaaaaaaaaaatataaatatataagccaaatgttttaataatatattttttaattttattatagGGTGATTGACGGCATGGATGTTTTATCAGTTCTTGAGAATGGTAcattttgaaaaaaaaaaaaaaatatatatgtatatatatatatatatatatatatatatatatatatatatatatattatgaatagataaaatatatttattataatgtttcaatattttaaaaacCTCCTTTTGATCCCACttttatcttcattttatatcattttattttattttatttcattttattacattttatatcattttattacattttatatcattttatttcattttatttcattttatttttttttttttttctcttcCCTTTTAGAACCGGTGGGCGAAAAAAATAGGCCAATTAAGGATATTATAATTGAGACAATAACAATTCATGCTAATCCTATAGCCGAGGAGGAATCATTGGACAATTAATACAAGCATATGCATATATGTATGCATAcataaatacatacatacatacatacatacatacatacatatatttatatatatattaaatttcTTATTCGTCCCAgatatatgtttatatatatttttcattttttataactCGTCCATGTCCATGACAACTTTTTTTGTCTTTGGATCTACgttataatttctttttttttttgt
It encodes the following:
- a CDS encoding peptidyl-prolyl cis-trans isomerase, giving the protein MSLSIHTNYGDIKIELFCYEVPKTCKNFLALCASGYYDNTKFHKNIKGFAIQGGDPTNTGKGGESIYGKYFEDEFDSTLKHDKRGIVSMANKGKPNTNGSQFFITYSRQPHLNGIYPVFGKVIDGMDVLSVLENEPVGEKNRPIKDIIIETITIHANPIAEEESLDN